The proteins below are encoded in one region of Brevundimonas fontaquae:
- the pstA gene encoding phosphate ABC transporter permease PstA translates to MTDATPDQIAGAAAKGRLDRLRAGLKRRHARETRFKWYGRLAIAAAMLFLAVLLVRIVEQGHTAFYTHTVTVPVFMDPARVDRAYPQGSNFEQLAAEQQLARMGIQDDAAGTKAAQMKRLFSSELKFVAADLVAKRSEVIGETVPLAVPLSDDADLYLKGEISRETPEDQRRLTDQQIAWLDRMQTEGVIGSHFNTALFTNGDSTQPELAGVLGAVVGSALMLMVTALIAIPLGVGAAIWLEEFAPKNKLTDIIEVNINNLAAVPSIVYGLLGLALFINWMHLPRASPIVGGLVLALMALPTLVIATRSALKAVPPSIREAALAMGASKTQTVFSHVLPLAMPGVMTGAIISMAHALGETAPLLLIGMVSFVPGVPHAIDQPVGALPSLIYIWENASERAFHERTAAAIIVLLVFMIIMNAAAIILRRRFERRW, encoded by the coding sequence ATGACTGACGCGACCCCCGATCAGATCGCCGGCGCGGCCGCCAAGGGACGTCTCGACCGCCTGCGTGCAGGCCTCAAGCGTCGCCACGCCAGGGAAACGCGCTTCAAATGGTATGGCCGCCTGGCCATCGCCGCCGCCATGCTGTTCCTGGCCGTGCTGCTGGTCCGCATCGTCGAGCAGGGCCACACCGCCTTCTACACCCACACCGTCACCGTGCCGGTCTTCATGGACCCGGCGCGCGTGGACCGCGCCTATCCCCAGGGCTCCAACTTCGAGCAACTGGCCGCCGAGCAGCAGCTGGCCCGCATGGGCATTCAGGACGACGCGGCCGGGACCAAAGCCGCGCAGATGAAGCGGCTGTTCTCATCTGAGCTGAAGTTCGTCGCCGCCGATCTGGTCGCCAAGCGCAGCGAAGTCATCGGCGAGACCGTGCCCCTGGCCGTGCCGCTGTCCGATGACGCCGATCTGTATCTGAAGGGCGAAATCTCCAGGGAGACGCCCGAGGATCAGCGCCGCCTGACCGACCAGCAGATCGCCTGGCTGGATCGGATGCAGACCGAAGGCGTGATCGGCTCGCACTTCAACACCGCCCTGTTCACAAACGGCGATTCGACGCAGCCGGAACTGGCGGGCGTCCTGGGCGCCGTGGTCGGTTCGGCCCTGATGCTGATGGTCACGGCGCTGATCGCCATTCCGCTGGGCGTCGGCGCGGCCATCTGGCTGGAAGAGTTCGCGCCCAAGAACAAGCTGACCGACATCATCGAGGTCAACATCAACAACCTCGCGGCCGTGCCGTCGATCGTTTACGGCCTCTTGGGTCTGGCCCTGTTCATCAACTGGATGCATCTGCCGCGCGCCAGTCCCATCGTCGGCGGTCTGGTCCTGGCCCTGATGGCCCTGCCGACCCTGGTCATCGCCACCCGTTCGGCGCTGAAGGCCGTGCCCCCGTCGATCCGCGAGGCCGCCCTGGCCATGGGCGCATCCAAGACCCAAACGGTGTTCAGCCACGTCCTGCCGCTGGCCATGCCCGGCGTCATGACCGGCGCCATCATCTCGATGGCTCACGCCCTGGGCGAGACCGCGCCGCTGCTGCTGATTGGCATGGTCAGCTTCGTGCCGGGCGTGCCGCACGCCATCGACCAGCCGGTCGGGGCGCTGCCCTCGCTGATCTACATCTGGGAGAACGCCTCGGAGCGGGCCTTCCACGAACGCACCGCTGCGGCGATCATCGTCCTGCTGGTCTTCATGATCATCATGAACGCGGCGGCCATCATCCTGAGGCGGCGCTTCGAGCGTCGGTGGTAA
- the pstC gene encoding phosphate ABC transporter permease subunit PstC, with translation MIWIYLLILVALSAAAFFGGRTLARRRAIGAKPHSRPGQHGAYALIWVAAPALLVLILASVFAAPLQRQLTAAGTPDAVAALEPFRRDAFFADAHRVGRGEAALQIWERPLAEQLPVEARRMVRIERTLSWGGGVAAILAAILGGLFALTQIKPQTRARNRVEGWIYGALFVCSAIAVLTTLGIIASLAFDSFRFFQKVPVLDFLFGTQWSPQIAIRADQVGSSGAFGAVPLFAGTLLIMVIAMCVAAPIGLLSAIYLSEYAGRTTRAVIKPLLEILAGVPTVVYGFFAALTVGPLLRVFFNEIGLFLIGGPLDGLGQYLALVQNQMALTAGAVMGIMLIPFVSSLSDDILNAVPQSLRDGSFAMGATKSETVKRVLLPAALPGIAGALLLAVSRAIGETMIVTMAAGLAANLTFNPLDTVTTVTVQIVTLLTGDQEFNSAKTLSAFGLGLTLFLVTLMLNIIAHRIVQTYREQYD, from the coding sequence ATGATCTGGATTTATCTGCTGATCCTCGTCGCCTTGAGTGCGGCCGCCTTCTTCGGCGGACGTACGTTGGCGCGTCGTCGTGCGATCGGCGCAAAGCCCCATTCCCGCCCCGGCCAGCACGGCGCCTATGCGCTGATCTGGGTCGCCGCGCCGGCGCTGCTGGTCTTGATCCTGGCCTCGGTTTTCGCCGCCCCGCTTCAGCGTCAGCTGACGGCCGCCGGCACGCCTGATGCAGTCGCGGCGCTAGAGCCGTTCCGCCGCGACGCCTTCTTCGCCGACGCCCACCGCGTGGGTCGCGGAGAAGCCGCGCTGCAGATCTGGGAACGCCCGCTGGCCGAACAGCTGCCGGTCGAGGCGCGCCGCATGGTTCGCATCGAACGCACTCTGTCGTGGGGCGGCGGCGTCGCCGCCATCCTGGCCGCCATCTTGGGCGGCCTGTTCGCCCTGACGCAGATCAAGCCTCAGACGCGCGCTCGCAACCGGGTCGAGGGCTGGATTTACGGCGCCCTGTTCGTCTGCTCGGCCATCGCCGTCCTGACGACCCTGGGCATCATCGCCTCCCTGGCCTTCGACAGCTTCCGCTTCTTCCAGAAGGTGCCGGTTCTCGACTTCCTGTTCGGCACGCAATGGAGCCCGCAGATCGCCATCCGCGCCGATCAGGTCGGGTCCTCGGGCGCCTTTGGGGCCGTGCCGCTGTTCGCCGGCACCTTGCTGATCATGGTCATCGCCATGTGCGTCGCTGCGCCCATCGGCCTGCTGTCGGCTATCTATCTGTCGGAATACGCCGGCCGCACGACCCGCGCGGTGATCAAGCCGCTGCTGGAGATCCTCGCCGGCGTGCCGACCGTCGTTTACGGCTTCTTCGCCGCCCTGACCGTCGGGCCGTTGCTACGGGTCTTCTTCAACGAGATCGGCCTCTTCCTGATCGGCGGACCGCTGGACGGGCTGGGTCAATACCTGGCTCTGGTTCAGAACCAGATGGCCCTGACGGCCGGCGCGGTGATGGGCATCATGCTGATCCCGTTCGTGTCGTCCCTGTCCGACGACATTCTGAACGCCGTGCCCCAGTCGCTGCGTGACGGCTCGTTCGCCATGGGTGCGACCAAGTCCGAGACGGTGAAGCGGGTTCTTCTGCCCGCCGCGCTGCCGGGCATCGCCGGCGCCCTGCTGCTGGCCGTGTCGCGCGCCATCGGCGAGACCATGATCGTGACCATGGCCGCAGGCCTGGCCGCCAACCTGACCTTCAATCCGCTGGACACCGTCACCACCGTCACCGTGCAGATCGTGACCCTGCTGACCGGCGACCAGGAGTTCAACAGCGCCAAGACGCTGTCCGCCTTCGGCCTGGGCCTGACCCTGTTCCTGGTGACGCTGATGCTGAACATCATCGCCCACCGGATCGTGCAGACCTATCGGGAACAATATGACTGA
- a CDS encoding ATP-binding protein produces the protein MPYEVSPSPVAPISTSRLWTVGASIGIAIATLLVLAILHPQLADWLVGGAVVVAASAWLLNMGEPSLAAPVANDSAATEPAIDMVAGDLLDRVFEALDDPVLVVSGGEPDDIAGRRIVMANAAARELLRIQRQGALLVQVIREPGVLEAVDEALFGGTARTTDYATGGQRDRRWRAWTRPLSLEESGKAGSELALLILRDETDSRRIEMMRVDFLANASHELRTPLASLSGFIETLKGHAREDVVARDRFLDIMSAQADRMGRLVADLLSLSRIELNEHIPPSGRVDLDRAASDVVDAISVLTREKEIAIALDQGEARASISGDRDEILQVVQNLLDNAVKYSSRNGTVEISVRSDLSFDEAWASRMPGATRLPLVTPDRTAGVSYAAVTVRDHGPGMAREHLPRLTERFYRVEGQKSGERQGTGLGLAIVKHIINRHQGGLVVESAPGMGAAFTAWFPQPVERR, from the coding sequence ATGCCTTATGAAGTCTCGCCTTCGCCCGTCGCACCGATCTCCACTTCGCGGTTATGGACTGTCGGCGCCAGCATAGGCATCGCCATCGCGACGCTGCTGGTGCTGGCGATTTTGCATCCTCAACTGGCCGATTGGTTGGTTGGCGGCGCGGTGGTCGTGGCGGCTTCCGCCTGGCTGCTGAACATGGGCGAGCCATCGCTGGCGGCTCCGGTTGCGAACGACAGCGCTGCGACCGAGCCCGCCATCGATATGGTGGCGGGCGATCTTCTCGACCGGGTGTTCGAGGCGCTGGACGATCCGGTGCTGGTGGTCAGCGGCGGCGAGCCGGACGACATCGCCGGGCGACGCATTGTCATGGCGAACGCGGCTGCGCGCGAGCTTCTGCGCATCCAGCGCCAAGGCGCTTTGCTGGTTCAGGTGATCCGTGAACCGGGCGTGCTTGAGGCGGTTGACGAGGCCCTGTTCGGCGGGACGGCGCGAACCACGGATTATGCGACGGGCGGTCAGCGCGACCGACGTTGGCGCGCCTGGACCCGGCCGCTCTCACTCGAAGAGTCAGGCAAGGCCGGGTCGGAGCTGGCCCTGCTGATCCTGCGCGACGAAACGGACTCGCGCCGCATCGAGATGATGCGCGTGGACTTTCTGGCCAACGCCAGCCACGAACTGCGCACGCCCTTGGCCTCGCTCAGCGGTTTCATCGAGACCCTGAAGGGCCATGCCCGTGAGGACGTGGTCGCGCGGGACCGCTTCCTGGACATCATGTCGGCCCAGGCGGACCGGATGGGGCGGCTGGTCGCGGATCTGCTGTCGCTCAGCCGGATCGAACTGAACGAGCATATTCCGCCCTCTGGCCGCGTCGATCTGGACCGCGCCGCCTCCGACGTGGTCGACGCCATCAGCGTTCTGACGCGCGAAAAGGAGATCGCCATCGCCCTGGATCAGGGGGAGGCAAGGGCGTCGATCAGCGGCGACCGGGACGAGATATTGCAGGTGGTGCAGAACCTGCTCGACAACGCCGTCAAATATTCGTCACGCAACGGCACGGTCGAAATCTCGGTGCGTTCGGACCTGTCGTTCGACGAGGCCTGGGCCTCGCGCATGCCTGGCGCGACACGACTGCCGCTGGTCACGCCAGACCGCACGGCGGGCGTCTCCTACGCCGCCGTCACGGTGCGCGATCATGGGCCCGGTATGGCGCGCGAACACCTGCCCCGCCTGACCGAGCGCTTCTATCGGGTCGAGGGTCAAAAGAGCGGCGAGCGGCAGGGGACGGGGCTGGGTCTGGCCATCGTCAAACACATCATCAACCGTCACCAAGGCGGTCTGGTGGTCGAAAGCGCGCCGGGCATGGGCGCGGCCTTCACCGCCTGGTTTCCCCAGCCGGTCGAGCGACGCTGA
- a CDS encoding ATP-binding protein has product MDRIIHCIAHDHDWRITLFAALICMGGLLVATRVMQRMRTRDPARRRRSVILAVIIGALSIWATHFIAMQGFVAGVPVRYDTGLTLASLGVALAMIALTIGSTMLGRGPQWRMLAAVVAVVGVGAMHYLGMAAIRAPAHISWDPGLVAASIIAALAIGCPTAFFYRRGGPVRLIITAACLSATVIVLHFVGMAAINVSPDFSIANHQGLSSGAVKILLGSILLLICGVGVALAVMDLRSATTSLRRIREAVDAMPDGLGFYDSRDRLVLWNARYAEVNPELEPYLIVGLTFREALRIGIDEGRYPEAAGREEEWLNERIKARRQLSSSIEQQVTGGRWLRIQDRRTSEGGTVTVCSDITDLKRDAQALAEARDAAESANVAKSQFLANMSHEIRTPLNGVIGLSQALSKTDLTQEQREMLDLMQASGKTLQTLLSDILDLARVESGKLELTEDAFELATAVREAAQLYAENAREKHLDFHVDIDLEDDVWILGDAVRLKQVLTNLISNAVKFTSKGFVGLVVQSGVDRDGSPVLRFTVEDSGIGFDAATRARLFSRFEQADGGITRRFGGSGLGLSICRQLAEMMGGDLDCESEPGSGAAFILTLPLRPAQPPMAREQSARQPAVAAQERPVRVLVADDHPTNRRVIELILAQTPAQIVIAEDGAQALEAFRSAAFDLVLMDMQMPIMDGLTATQEIRLHEATMGLDRTPIVMLTANAMPEHVAAGRAAGADHHLAKPFNAAELLGIVASPASLLADCAKAA; this is encoded by the coding sequence GTGGACCGCATCATCCATTGCATTGCGCACGATCACGATTGGCGGATCACTCTGTTCGCCGCTCTGATCTGCATGGGGGGCCTCCTCGTCGCGACTCGCGTCATGCAGCGTATGAGAACACGCGATCCCGCGCGACGCCGCCGCTCCGTCATTTTAGCGGTCATTATCGGCGCCTTGTCGATCTGGGCGACCCACTTCATCGCCATGCAGGGTTTCGTCGCCGGCGTTCCAGTGCGCTACGACACGGGTCTGACATTGGCCTCGCTTGGGGTGGCTCTCGCCATGATCGCCCTGACGATCGGCTCCACCATGCTGGGCAGGGGACCGCAGTGGCGCATGCTGGCGGCCGTCGTCGCCGTCGTTGGCGTGGGCGCCATGCACTACCTCGGCATGGCGGCGATCCGGGCGCCGGCGCACATCAGTTGGGACCCAGGCCTCGTCGCAGCATCGATCATCGCCGCCCTTGCGATCGGCTGCCCGACCGCCTTCTTCTATCGTCGGGGAGGCCCCGTCAGATTGATCATCACTGCCGCATGTCTTTCGGCGACAGTGATCGTTCTTCATTTCGTCGGCATGGCCGCGATCAATGTCTCGCCCGATTTCTCGATCGCCAACCATCAAGGCCTGTCGAGCGGAGCCGTAAAAATCCTCCTGGGCTCGATCCTGCTGTTGATCTGCGGAGTCGGCGTCGCCTTGGCCGTCATGGACCTTCGGTCGGCCACCACCTCGCTTCGCCGCATTCGCGAAGCAGTGGACGCCATGCCGGACGGTCTGGGCTTCTATGATTCCAGGGATCGGCTGGTGCTATGGAACGCGCGCTACGCCGAAGTGAACCCCGAGTTGGAACCCTACCTGATCGTCGGCCTTACTTTCCGTGAAGCGCTGCGGATCGGCATAGACGAAGGCCGCTACCCAGAGGCGGCGGGCCGTGAAGAGGAATGGCTGAACGAACGCATAAAGGCGCGTCGGCAGTTGTCCTCCAGCATCGAGCAGCAGGTCACCGGAGGACGCTGGCTGCGGATTCAGGACCGGCGCACCTCCGAAGGCGGCACGGTCACCGTCTGCAGCGACATCACAGATCTGAAACGCGACGCCCAGGCTTTGGCCGAGGCGCGTGACGCCGCCGAATCGGCCAATGTCGCCAAGAGCCAGTTCCTGGCCAATATGAGCCACGAGATTCGTACGCCCCTGAACGGCGTGATCGGCCTGTCGCAGGCGCTGTCCAAGACCGACCTGACGCAAGAGCAGCGCGAAATGCTGGATCTGATGCAGGCGTCGGGAAAGACGCTGCAGACCCTGCTCAGCGACATTCTGGATCTGGCCCGCGTGGAATCGGGCAAGCTGGAGCTTACCGAAGACGCTTTCGAACTGGCGACGGCCGTGCGCGAGGCGGCGCAACTGTATGCCGAGAATGCGCGTGAGAAGCACCTCGACTTCCACGTCGACATCGATCTGGAAGACGACGTCTGGATTTTGGGCGACGCGGTGCGATTGAAACAGGTGCTGACCAACCTGATCTCGAACGCCGTTAAGTTCACCAGCAAGGGTTTCGTCGGCCTGGTCGTGCAGAGCGGCGTAGATCGAGACGGATCGCCGGTTCTGCGCTTCACCGTAGAAGACAGCGGCATCGGATTCGACGCCGCGACCCGCGCGCGTCTGTTCAGCCGATTCGAGCAGGCGGATGGGGGAATCACGCGCAGGTTCGGCGGGTCGGGCCTGGGTCTGTCCATCTGTCGCCAGCTCGCGGAAATGATGGGCGGCGATCTCGACTGCGAAAGCGAGCCCGGCTCGGGTGCGGCCTTCATCCTGACCCTTCCGTTGAGGCCGGCCCAGCCGCCGATGGCGAGGGAACAATCGGCGCGGCAACCCGCCGTCGCCGCTCAGGAGCGGCCGGTGCGGGTTTTGGTGGCGGACGACCATCCGACCAATCGTCGCGTCATCGAGCTCATCCTCGCCCAGACCCCCGCGCAGATCGTCATCGCAGAAGATGGCGCGCAGGCGCTCGAGGCCTTCCGAAGCGCGGCGTTCGACCTGGTGCTGATGGACATGCAGATGCCGATCATGGACGGACTGACGGCGACGCAGGAGATTCGCCTGCACGAGGCGACCATGGGTCTGGATCGTACGCCAATCGTCATGCTGACCGCCAACGCCATGCCAGAGCACGTCGCCGCAGGGCGGGCGGCGGGCGCCGACCACCATCTGGCAAAACCGTTCAACGCCGCCGAACTGTTGGGCATCGTGGCTTCGCCGGCCTCCTTGCTGGCGGATTGCGCGAAAGCGGCCTGA
- a CDS encoding 50S ribosomal protein L25/general stress protein Ctc, with amino-acid sequence MAEIILNVDVRDGVGTGGARAARRAGFVPGVLYGGEQAPVAISVNEKDFRKSLYTGKLLGHLVTLKYGDETQPVIAKDVQFDPVSDRPLHFDLMRVDEKAPVKIEVPVHFLNADEAPFARQGGSLEVVRHAVEILVRADQIPEELVVDLAKSQMGDTIRISDITLPKGAEATITDRDFVIATIKVSSAALSAAADEAADAEAAPVEKTED; translated from the coding sequence ATGGCCGAGATCATTCTGAACGTGGACGTCCGCGATGGCGTCGGCACCGGCGGCGCTCGCGCTGCGCGTCGCGCCGGTTTCGTGCCGGGCGTCCTTTACGGCGGCGAGCAAGCCCCCGTCGCCATTTCGGTGAACGAGAAGGACTTCCGCAAGTCGCTCTACACCGGCAAGCTGCTGGGCCACCTGGTGACCCTGAAGTACGGCGACGAGACCCAGCCGGTCATCGCCAAGGACGTGCAGTTCGACCCCGTTTCGGACCGCCCCCTGCACTTCGACCTGATGCGCGTCGATGAGAAGGCCCCGGTCAAGATCGAAGTGCCGGTGCACTTCCTGAACGCCGACGAAGCGCCCTTCGCCCGCCAGGGCGGTTCGCTGGAAGTCGTCCGTCACGCCGTCGAAATCCTGGTTCGCGCCGATCAGATTCCGGAAGAACTGGTCGTCGACCTGGCCAAGTCGCAGATGGGCGACACCATCCGCATCTCGGACATCACCCTGCCCAAGGGCGCGGAAGCCACCATCACCGACCGCGACTTCGTGATCGCCACGATCAAGGTGTCCTCGGCTGCTCTGTCGGCCGCCGCCGACGAAGCCGCCGACGCCGAAGCGGCTCCGGTCGAGAAGACCGAAGACTGA
- the pth gene encoding aminoacyl-tRNA hydrolase yields the protein MIIIAGLGNPGGKYEKNRHNIGFMAADEIARRWRFGPERAKFQSIVSEGLVDGTKVLLMKPQTYMNESGRAVGEAARFYKIKPSEIIVFHDEIDLAPGRFRMKTGGGAAGQNGIRSLISHLGADFRRARMGIGHPGEKELVMPHVLGDFHKAEQPWLDAMLQACADALPFAVAGDDERYQGEVMRLAPAPKFSPRQAARGEL from the coding sequence ATGATCATCATCGCGGGGCTCGGCAATCCGGGCGGGAAATACGAAAAGAACCGGCACAACATCGGCTTCATGGCCGCCGACGAGATCGCGCGCCGGTGGCGGTTCGGTCCCGAGCGCGCCAAGTTCCAGTCGATCGTCAGCGAGGGTCTGGTCGATGGGACCAAGGTCCTGCTGATGAAGCCCCAGACCTATATGAACGAAAGCGGTCGGGCGGTCGGCGAGGCGGCGCGGTTCTACAAGATCAAGCCGAGCGAGATCATTGTCTTTCACGACGAAATCGACCTAGCCCCCGGCCGGTTCCGCATGAAGACCGGCGGCGGCGCGGCGGGACAGAACGGCATCCGCTCCTTGATCAGCCACCTGGGCGCCGACTTCCGACGCGCCCGCATGGGCATCGGCCATCCGGGCGAAAAGGAACTGGTCATGCCCCACGTCCTGGGCGACTTCCACAAGGCGGAACAGCCCTGGCTGGACGCCATGCTGCAAGCCTGCGCCGACGCCCTGCCCTTCGCGGTGGCGGGCGATGACGAACGCTATCAGGGCGAGGTCATGCGCCTGGCCCCCGCGCCCAAGTTCAGCCCGCGCCAGGCCGCGCGCGGCGAGCTTTAG
- a CDS encoding TonB-dependent receptor family protein encodes MFFKTTAAPCALLLAALATPAFAQETPTELDSVIVTGQRNPDDPAVVAEARDRLSRTPGAVAVVASESYEDRYALGFADTLRSVPGVFAQRRWGEEVRLSIRGSGIGQSLHLRGVLLAQDGVPFSQPDGFGDFQELDPLVARYFEVYKGGNALRFGGAALGGAINVLTPTGRNAPFSNLLRLEGGSFETRRAHGAIAREFGPWDIYAAATWSGSEGFLDHQDSDSKRLTLNIGRQFGEDRELRLIVQANDLDLDISGTQTLDKALNRPRDPDPFVRNLDFGRNIKSVRVTAQTRWRLTDELVFEAGAYAVDKHLFHPVPVVLDNDYRFWGGFSRLDWAGRLGELRADAFAGAYFRTGDNDSAVFLNTGGGNPGFQIGSTLQNATGMDVFAEGRLFVTDQLALIAGGTWGRAERDVDNHLVPANSAQRDYDWFAPRVGLLWEQPDGSQIYANVTKSVEAPTFLELVQTPVPQFVDLDQQEAWTAEIGARGQRGAFRYDIALYRSHLEGELLNYVVIPNNPPLSFNAEDTVHQGIEAGLDWRLVDNGRERLTLRQTYTWSDFFFDDDATYGDGRLPIIPEHAYRAELKYEHPAGWFIAPSVEWVPQDIYVDYANQLKYPGYTLLSLNAGVDLPGGVSLFADLRNLTDEKYVSNANAITDARTAAADVFTPGEGRSAYVGLRYAF; translated from the coding sequence ATGTTCTTCAAGACCACCGCAGCGCCCTGCGCGCTGCTGCTCGCCGCCCTTGCCACTCCCGCCTTTGCCCAGGAGACGCCTACGGAGCTCGATAGCGTCATCGTCACGGGCCAGCGTAACCCAGATGACCCCGCCGTCGTTGCTGAGGCTCGCGATCGTTTGTCTCGCACGCCCGGGGCCGTCGCCGTCGTCGCCTCAGAAAGCTATGAGGATCGCTACGCACTCGGATTCGCCGATACACTTCGCTCCGTGCCCGGCGTGTTCGCTCAACGGCGATGGGGCGAAGAAGTCCGTCTGTCGATTCGAGGATCGGGCATCGGCCAGAGCCTGCACCTCAGGGGCGTCTTGCTGGCACAGGATGGCGTGCCCTTCAGTCAGCCAGACGGTTTCGGCGACTTCCAAGAACTGGACCCGTTGGTCGCGCGGTATTTTGAAGTCTACAAGGGCGGCAACGCCCTGCGTTTCGGCGGTGCTGCATTAGGCGGGGCCATAAACGTCCTTACGCCGACCGGCCGCAATGCGCCGTTTTCTAATCTGCTCCGATTGGAGGGCGGCTCTTTCGAAACGCGGCGTGCACACGGAGCCATCGCGCGTGAGTTCGGCCCGTGGGATATTTACGCGGCCGCGACATGGTCAGGCAGCGAGGGTTTCCTCGACCACCAAGATTCCGACAGCAAGCGGCTGACGCTGAACATCGGGCGTCAATTTGGCGAGGACCGTGAACTGCGTTTGATTGTGCAAGCCAACGACCTGGACCTGGACATCTCGGGCACCCAGACGTTGGACAAGGCGCTGAACAGGCCGCGCGATCCCGATCCCTTCGTACGCAACCTGGATTTTGGCCGAAACATCAAATCTGTGCGTGTGACGGCGCAGACTCGCTGGCGACTGACGGACGAGTTGGTGTTCGAAGCTGGCGCTTACGCAGTCGACAAACACCTGTTCCACCCCGTGCCCGTGGTCCTGGACAATGACTATCGGTTCTGGGGCGGCTTTTCGCGTTTGGACTGGGCTGGGCGGTTGGGCGAGCTGCGAGCCGATGCCTTTGCCGGCGCCTACTTCCGAACAGGCGACAACGACAGCGCAGTCTTCCTCAACACCGGCGGTGGCAACCCCGGATTCCAAATCGGCAGCACGTTGCAGAATGCCACGGGCATGGATGTCTTCGCCGAGGGGCGCTTGTTCGTGACCGACCAGCTAGCCTTGATCGCGGGCGGCACTTGGGGCCGAGCCGAGCGCGACGTCGACAACCATCTGGTCCCGGCCAATAGCGCCCAGCGAGACTATGACTGGTTTGCCCCCCGAGTCGGCCTGCTGTGGGAACAGCCCGACGGATCGCAAATTTACGCGAACGTGACGAAGTCGGTGGAGGCCCCGACGTTCCTGGAGCTCGTGCAGACGCCAGTACCCCAGTTTGTCGATCTCGATCAGCAGGAAGCCTGGACCGCAGAGATTGGCGCGCGGGGCCAACGCGGCGCGTTTCGCTATGACATCGCCCTCTATCGCTCTCATCTGGAAGGCGAACTGCTGAACTACGTCGTCATCCCCAACAATCCGCCTCTCAGCTTTAACGCCGAGGACACGGTGCACCAGGGCATCGAAGCCGGATTGGATTGGAGGTTGGTCGACAATGGCCGCGAACGCCTGACTTTGCGCCAGACCTACACTTGGTCAGACTTCTTCTTCGACGACGATGCCACCTATGGCGATGGCCGGCTGCCCATTATCCCCGAACATGCCTATCGCGCGGAGTTGAAGTATGAACACCCCGCCGGCTGGTTCATCGCGCCATCCGTCGAATGGGTGCCCCAGGACATCTATGTCGACTACGCCAATCAGCTGAAATATCCAGGATACACCCTACTTTCGCTCAACGCGGGCGTCGATCTGCCAGGAGGGGTGTCGCTGTTCGCAGACCTTCGCAATCTGACCGACGAGAAGTACGTCTCCAACGCCAATGCGATCACCGACGCGCGCACGGCGGCAGCGGATGTCTTCACGCCAGGCGAAGGACGTTCGGCCTATGTGGGGTTGCGTTATGCGTTCTGA